From the Pseudomonas sp. SORT22 genome, one window contains:
- a CDS encoding XRE family transcriptional regulator, with protein sequence MHFMQKRNVASVLRALLDRHGLSPTELHRRTGVPQSTLSRILSEKIVDPSDKHVSKIAEYFGVSTDQLRGRVELGDSREAAPARSHAELNDISLWDDDTPVEDDEVSIPFLREVELAAGSGRFVIEESEKASLRFGKRSLRHNGVQFDQAKCVTVRGNSMLPVLRDGATVGVNAGKSGIGDIVDGDLYAINHNGQLRVKQLYRLPTGIRLRSFNRDEHPDEDYSFQQMQEEQISILGHVFWWGMYAR encoded by the coding sequence ATGCATTTTATGCAAAAACGCAACGTAGCATCCGTCCTCAGAGCACTGCTCGATCGTCACGGTCTCTCCCCCACGGAGCTGCACCGGCGTACCGGCGTGCCGCAATCCACCCTGTCGCGCATCCTCAGCGAGAAGATCGTCGATCCGTCCGACAAGCACGTGTCGAAGATCGCCGAGTACTTCGGCGTGAGCACCGACCAGTTGCGCGGTCGCGTCGAGCTCGGTGACAGCCGCGAAGCCGCGCCCGCGCGCAGCCACGCGGAGTTGAACGACATCAGCCTGTGGGATGACGACACCCCCGTCGAGGACGACGAGGTGTCCATTCCGTTTCTTCGCGAGGTCGAATTGGCAGCAGGATCAGGAAGATTCGTCATCGAAGAAAGCGAGAAGGCCAGCCTGCGCTTTGGCAAGCGCAGCCTGCGTCACAACGGTGTGCAGTTTGACCAGGCCAAGTGCGTGACGGTACGCGGCAACAGCATGTTGCCGGTACTGCGCGACGGCGCCACGGTGGGCGTCAACGCCGGCAAGAGCGGCATCGGCGACATCGTCGACGGCGACCTGTATGCCATCAATCACAACGGTCAATTGCGGGTCAAGCAGCTCTACCGCCTGCCTACCGGTATTCGCCTGCGCAGCTTCAACCGCGACGAACACCCTGATGAAGACTACAGCTTCCAGCAGATGCAGGAAGAGCAGATCAGCATCCTTGGGCATGTGTTCTGGTGGGGTATGTACGCTCGCTGA
- a CDS encoding 2OG-Fe(II) oxygenase, whose product MDTCFGEKDVQVVDDFVTVDEQCKVVQQLKGAIWRYGWPVNTATHSRPCWHTFIAGAGRQKFLCAEDELKSSDAWSFLFPFWARVKQQYMQDATLIGVYANGQTFAQESPIHRDNQPGEEGQTVLMFCNEFWPTSWGGELVFYDHPKNDIIKAVLPKPGRIVVFNGSVPHNARSPALSCDQLRMTLAFKTIIKG is encoded by the coding sequence ATGGATACTTGTTTTGGTGAGAAGGATGTTCAGGTCGTTGATGACTTTGTCACAGTTGATGAGCAGTGCAAGGTCGTCCAGCAATTGAAGGGGGCAATCTGGCGCTACGGCTGGCCAGTCAATACGGCCACTCATTCCAGGCCGTGTTGGCATACCTTCATTGCAGGGGCTGGTCGACAAAAGTTTCTATGCGCGGAGGACGAGTTGAAGTCCTCTGATGCCTGGTCATTTCTCTTTCCGTTTTGGGCCCGGGTCAAGCAGCAATACATGCAGGATGCAACGCTGATCGGGGTGTATGCCAACGGTCAGACCTTTGCTCAGGAGTCACCGATCCACCGGGATAATCAGCCCGGAGAAGAAGGGCAGACGGTTCTGATGTTTTGCAACGAGTTTTGGCCAACTTCATGGGGCGGTGAACTGGTCTTTTACGACCACCCGAAGAACGACATCATCAAGGCTGTCTTACCCAAACCCGGAAGAATCGTTGTGTTCAACGGCAGCGTACCGCACAACGCCCGGTCGCCTGCACTCAGCTGCGACCAGTTGCGGATGACGCTTGCCTTCAAAACCATTATCAAAGGATGA
- a CDS encoding phage holin family protein, whose protein sequence is MTSEQQTLLEMPIWLVIVLALLGGLSGEMWRADKAGARGWALFRRLLLRSGACMVCGVSTVMLLYASGMSIWSASAFGCLTAMAGADVAIGLYERWAAKRLGVEPASGAKGESEH, encoded by the coding sequence GTGACAAGCGAGCAACAGACGTTACTGGAAATGCCGATCTGGCTGGTGATCGTCCTGGCCTTGCTGGGCGGCCTTTCCGGAGAGATGTGGCGCGCGGACAAGGCCGGCGCCCGGGGCTGGGCACTTTTTCGGCGCCTTTTATTGCGCTCGGGGGCCTGCATGGTCTGCGGTGTGTCCACCGTCATGCTGCTGTACGCCAGCGGCATGTCGATCTGGAGCGCCAGCGCTTTTGGTTGCCTTACCGCCATGGCCGGCGCCGATGTCGCCATCGGGCTTTATGAACGCTGGGCGGCGAAGCGCTTGGGGGTTGAACCTGCAAGTGGTGCAAAGGGGGAGAGTGAACACTGA